Proteins encoded in a region of the Panthera tigris isolate Pti1 chromosome B2, P.tigris_Pti1_mat1.1, whole genome shotgun sequence genome:
- the MYMX gene encoding protein myomixer — protein MPAPLLPLLLRTLMSRLLLPATRLARRHLLPLLRRLARRLGSQDVREALLGCLLFILSQSRPPDAEEVSRVAGQERRERLAPPK, from the coding sequence ATGCCCGCTCCACTGCTCCCACTGCTGCTTCGAACCCTGATGTCCCGCTTGCTGCTGCCTGCCACCCGCCTGGCCCGCCGgcacctcctgcccctcctgcgcCGACTGGCCCGCCGCCTGGGCTCGCAGGATGTTCGAGAAGCTTTGCTGGGCTGTCTGTTGTTCATCCTCAGCCAGAGCCGCCCTCCCGACGCTGAGGAGGTCTCCAGAGTGGCtggccaggagaggagggagaggctaGCTCCCCCAAAATGA